A genomic segment from Dietzia psychralcaliphila encodes:
- a CDS encoding flavin-containing monooxygenase, whose product MIDTPRGPVDHVDILVVGAGFGGISMADRLLREGRGGDLLVVEAGDEVGGTWRDNTYPGCACDVPTSLYSLSGHAHPDWSHSFGRQGEIQAYLVGVADRIGLRDRLVTSCEVTGARWDGDTARWIVDTSRGQVRARNLIIATGALSAPSVPALPGLEDFDGEVFHSARWRHDIPLAGKKVAVVGTGASAVQFVPEIAGTADHVTVFQRTPGWILPRFDRSVSRRRRGLYRRFPFLQQIVRGRVYAGRELYVLAFTRARFLLRFFEWFARFYLLVKVRDRRMRKLLTPDFSIGCKRVLLTSQWLPALCRRDVTLVSGAATSVTPDGLVDSGGAEHPADVIIFGTGFQPTEPPIARVVTGSDGRTLADHWDGSPRAHNGVTVSAFPNLFLMFGPNTSLGHSSIVYMLESQAEHVLTLLDLSRGADRGTVEVREEALDRYSDRMDRELAGTVWNDGGCSSWYIDSRGRNSTLWPTFTFRYRRQVRSVDPADFVVS is encoded by the coding sequence ATGATCGATACCCCCCGCGGACCTGTAGACCACGTCGACATCCTTGTCGTCGGAGCCGGGTTCGGGGGGATCTCGATGGCCGATCGTCTCCTTCGGGAGGGACGGGGCGGGGATCTCCTCGTGGTCGAGGCCGGCGACGAGGTCGGCGGGACCTGGCGCGACAACACCTACCCGGGGTGCGCCTGCGACGTGCCCACCTCCCTGTACTCGTTGTCGGGTCACGCTCACCCCGACTGGTCGCACTCGTTCGGCCGACAGGGCGAGATCCAGGCCTACCTCGTGGGGGTCGCGGACAGGATCGGCCTCCGCGATCGGCTCGTCACCTCCTGCGAGGTCACCGGCGCGCGGTGGGACGGCGACACCGCCCGATGGATCGTCGACACCAGCCGAGGGCAGGTCCGGGCCCGCAATCTCATCATCGCGACGGGGGCGCTCTCCGCACCCTCGGTGCCCGCACTCCCGGGCCTCGAGGACTTCGACGGCGAGGTGTTCCACTCCGCGCGCTGGCGCCACGACATCCCCCTCGCCGGCAAGAAGGTCGCGGTGGTCGGTACGGGCGCCTCTGCCGTGCAGTTCGTGCCCGAGATCGCCGGGACCGCCGACCACGTCACGGTCTTCCAACGGACACCCGGCTGGATCCTGCCCCGGTTCGACCGTTCCGTCTCCCGGCGTCGCCGCGGGCTGTACCGACGTTTCCCGTTCCTGCAACAGATCGTCCGGGGTCGGGTCTACGCGGGCCGTGAGCTCTACGTCCTGGCATTCACCCGGGCCCGGTTCCTCCTCCGGTTCTTCGAGTGGTTCGCGCGGTTCTACCTGCTGGTCAAGGTGCGGGACCGGCGGATGCGGAAGTTGCTCACCCCGGATTTCTCGATCGGGTGCAAGCGGGTGCTGCTGACCAGCCAGTGGCTCCCGGCGCTGTGTCGGCGGGACGTCACCTTGGTCTCCGGTGCCGCGACCTCGGTGACCCCGGACGGTCTCGTCGACTCCGGGGGTGCCGAGCACCCCGCCGACGTGATCATCTTCGGAACCGGGTTCCAGCCCACCGAGCCGCCCATCGCGCGGGTCGTGACCGGTTCGGACGGCAGGACCCTTGCCGACCACTGGGACGGCAGCCCCCGCGCCCACAACGGCGTGACGGTCTCCGCGTTCCCCAACCTCTTCCTGATGTTCGGGCCCAACACCAGCCTCGGTCACTCGTCGATCGTCTACATGCTCGAATCACAGGCCGAGCACGTGTTGACGCTGCTCGACTTATCGCGGGGTGCGGATCGGGGGACCGTGGAGGTGCGGGAGGAGGCCCTCGACCGGTATTCCGACCGGATGGATCGCGAACTCGCCGGCACCGTGTGGAACGACGGCGGATGCTCGAGTTGGTACATCGACTCACGGGGCCGGAACTCGACGCTGTGGCCCACCTTCACCTTCCGATACCGGCGCCAGGTGAGGTCGGTCGACCCGGCGGACTTCGTGGTCAGTTGA
- the map gene encoding type I methionyl aminopeptidase gives MTTSTRQPLVPGEPTPIRTVPESIPRPEYVWRDRVDEANGEPWVQTPEVIEAMRRACTIAADALVVAGRAVAPGVTTDEIDRIAHEYMCDHGAYPSTLGYKAFPKSSCVSLNEVICHGIPDTTVIRDGDIVNIDVTAFIDGVHGDTNATFLAGEVTEENRLLVERTREAMDRGIRAIRPGREINVIGRVIESYARRFDYTVVREFTGHGVGPTFHNGLVVLHYDEPSRTEVLEPGMTLTVEPMISLGGPGFDVWDDDWTVTTADKAWTAQFEHTVLVTESGVEVLTLPSGS, from the coding sequence CTGGCGTGACCGGGTCGACGAGGCCAACGGTGAACCATGGGTGCAGACCCCCGAGGTGATCGAGGCGATGCGCAGGGCGTGCACGATAGCGGCCGACGCCCTCGTCGTGGCGGGGCGGGCGGTGGCACCCGGGGTCACCACCGACGAGATCGACCGGATCGCCCACGAGTACATGTGCGACCACGGCGCCTACCCGTCGACGTTGGGGTACAAGGCGTTCCCCAAGTCCAGCTGCGTGTCCCTCAACGAGGTGATCTGCCACGGTATCCCCGACACGACCGTGATCCGGGACGGGGACATCGTCAACATCGACGTCACGGCCTTCATCGACGGCGTCCACGGCGACACCAACGCCACCTTCCTGGCGGGCGAGGTCACCGAGGAGAACAGGCTCCTGGTCGAACGGACGCGTGAGGCCATGGACCGCGGGATCAGGGCCATCCGCCCCGGCCGCGAGATCAACGTGATCGGGCGTGTCATCGAGTCCTACGCGCGGCGGTTCGACTACACGGTGGTCCGGGAGTTCACCGGCCACGGGGTGGGGCCGACCTTCCACAACGGCCTGGTGGTGCTCCACTACGACGAGCCGTCCCGGACCGAGGTCCTGGAGCCAGGGATGACGCTGACTGTGGAACCGATGATCTCTCTGGGCGGCCCCGGGTTCGACGTCTGGGACGACGACTGGACGGTCACCACGGCGGACAAGGCGTGGACCGCACAGTTCGAGCACACCGTCCTGGTCACCGAGTCCGGCGTCGAGGTGCTGACCCTGCCGAGCGGGAGCTGA
- the mtr gene encoding mycothione reductase, which yields MTQTPSRHFDLVVIGTGSGNSLIDESFADLSVAICEKGAFGGTCLNVGCIPTKMFVYAADTATAIEHSSTYGIDSTLDGVRWPDIVSRVFDRRIDPIASSGEDYRRNRCDNVTVYDGHATFVGPRTIDTGTGELITADSVVIAAGARPSIPQIVTDADVAYYTSDDVMRIAELPRSMVIQGSGFIACEFAHVFSALGVDVTVIGRSDVLLKNVDRELAARFTENAGRRWDVRLGQQITTMTATGADRRGVEVTFEDGSTCSGDALLVATGRTPNGDLLGLDTAGVAMDGELIRVDEYGRTTAAGVWALGDVSSPYQLKHVANHEQRVLGHNLRHPDDLQPFNHRLVPYAVFTWPQIASVGLTEAEAREAGYDVTVKVQDYGDVAYGWAMEDSVGCCKLIADRATGLLVGAHIMGAHSPSLIQILIQAMEFEITVPELARRQYWIHPAMAEVVENALLGLDFPDRGF from the coding sequence GCCTCAACGTGGGCTGCATCCCCACCAAGATGTTCGTCTACGCCGCCGACACCGCCACCGCCATCGAGCACTCGAGCACGTACGGGATCGACTCGACTCTCGACGGTGTCCGCTGGCCTGACATCGTCTCCCGGGTGTTCGATCGGCGGATCGACCCCATCGCCTCCAGTGGCGAGGACTACCGCCGCAACCGCTGCGACAACGTCACGGTGTACGACGGCCACGCCACCTTCGTGGGTCCGCGCACCATCGACACCGGCACCGGGGAGCTCATCACGGCCGACTCCGTGGTGATCGCCGCCGGGGCCCGCCCCTCGATCCCCCAGATCGTCACCGACGCCGATGTGGCCTACTACACCAGCGACGATGTCATGCGGATCGCCGAGCTGCCCAGGTCGATGGTGATCCAGGGTTCCGGCTTCATCGCGTGTGAGTTCGCCCACGTGTTCTCGGCGCTCGGAGTGGACGTGACCGTCATAGGCCGCTCGGACGTCCTGCTCAAGAACGTGGACAGGGAACTGGCCGCACGGTTCACCGAAAACGCCGGCCGGAGGTGGGACGTCCGCCTGGGACAGCAGATCACCACCATGACCGCGACCGGCGCCGACCGGCGCGGAGTCGAGGTCACCTTCGAAGACGGTTCCACCTGCTCCGGCGACGCGCTCCTGGTGGCCACGGGCCGCACCCCCAACGGCGACCTGCTCGGCCTCGACACCGCCGGCGTGGCGATGGACGGGGAGCTGATCAGGGTCGACGAATACGGCCGTACCACGGCGGCCGGTGTGTGGGCCCTGGGTGACGTGAGCTCGCCCTACCAGCTCAAGCACGTCGCCAACCACGAACAGCGAGTGCTCGGACACAACCTGCGGCACCCGGACGACCTCCAGCCCTTCAACCACCGACTGGTGCCCTACGCGGTGTTCACCTGGCCGCAGATCGCCTCGGTGGGTCTGACGGAGGCCGAGGCCCGCGAGGCCGGATACGACGTCACGGTCAAGGTCCAGGACTACGGCGACGTGGCGTACGGCTGGGCGATGGAGGACTCGGTCGGGTGCTGCAAGCTCATCGCGGACCGCGCCACCGGGTTGCTCGTGGGCGCCCACATCATGGGAGCCCACTCGCCGTCACTGATCCAGATCCTCATCCAGGCGATGGAGTTCGAGATCACCGTCCCCGAACTCGCGCGCCGTCAGTACTGGATCCATCCCGCGATGGCCGAGGTCGTCGAGAACGCACTGCTCGGCCTGGATTTCCCGGACCGGGGCTTCTGA